The window TTTGAAGCCCATATTCATGGCATGATATATGCGTGAACCAAAACGAAACAAGGGAGGATAATTTCTTAACAGCGATTCCAACTTATTTTTTAAGGTCATGATTTATCCTTATTGAATTTATTTTTCTTTTTCCTGAAACGAATATGCATTTTACCATTAAGCAACCCCTGATCAAAATACCAATCAGCAGTCCGGGTTAAGCCCTGGTCCAGATCAACTACCGGATTAAAACCCAGCTCTTTTTTTGCTTTCTTAATACTAAAGGCTCTATTTTTATAAAAAAAGTCAAGCCTTCGGCTGTATAGCGGAGGCTCCAGACCAAAAGGTCTGTACAGTGCTTCACAAACAGCAGCTGCAACCTTTAAAGGCCCCAACGGCAATTTGCCGGAAGGCAGTTTTCTGTTAACAGCAGAAGCAACCTTTCTGGATAACTCGGTGATAGTAGTATACTCTGGTCCTGCCAGAATATAGGTTTGGCCTACAGCTTCAGGCTTTTCTCCACAAAGGCTGATTCCTTCTACCAGGTCATCAATGTAGATTAAGTGATACAGTGTCTTACCTGTACCAATTATTCTAAACCGTCCAAGATGGATACTCGCAAATATTTTTAACAACCTCATATCACCCGGCCCGTAAACCCCTGAAGGCCTGAATATGGTAGCAGGCAAACCTTCCTTAATGGCCTCCTGGACCACCATCTCTCCCTCCAGCTTGGTTTGCTGGTAGATATCTCCCGGATCATAAGGGGAATTCTCGTCCCCGGGTACAGATTTGACGTCACCATGCACCCCAATGGTACTACAGTGAACCAGCCGGTGTACTCCAAATTTTTTAGCTGCATTTACAATATTGCTGGTGCCTTCAACATTAACCTGCCTGTAAACGTCATCTGAATGCCTGGCCGAACGATACAGGGCTGCAATATGGAAAATGGTATGGACACCTCTTACAGCCTTTTCCACCTGCACTCTGTTGACAATATCACCCTGGATTAAATGGATCCCTGCCTTTTTTAAATGATTCGCCCTGCCCAGATCACGGACCAGAGCCCTCACTCTGTAGCCCCTTTTGGCCAAAGTTAGAGCTAAATTGCCTCCAACAAATCCAGTAGCGCCAGTTACCATAACTAATTTGTTTGTAGGCTTTTTTTCCAATATTTCAATCCTTTGCTTAGTGTTTCATCGCAGATAGCACCATCAAATATAAACTGCAATTAGGCAGCCTCTGATGCTGGCCAGCTTTTAATAATCTGTACCGGAGGGCAAAAATTACCAGATATCAAAGTTGCTGTCAACCTGAATATACTTTTTAACCGGCAGATGACCTAACCTTAAAAATTATAACTATTAAGGATAAAAAAACAACTGTATGCAGACTTAAAAAATTAAAATCGGTAATTTTTTTGCTTAAATAAGCTGATGCAGGCTTTCGCTGCTGCAGTATCATAAAGCTTATCCTGATTCTTCTCTATTTCCCGGAGAGCCTTGCCTATACCCAGAGCCGGTCTGTAGGGCCGGTGAGAAGACATGGCTTCCAC is drawn from Actinomycetes bacterium and contains these coding sequences:
- a CDS encoding NAD-dependent epimerase/dehydratase family protein — translated: MEKKPTNKLVMVTGATGFVGGNLALTLAKRGYRVRALVRDLGRANHLKKAGIHLIQGDIVNRVQVEKAVRGVHTIFHIAALYRSARHSDDVYRQVNVEGTSNIVNAAKKFGVHRLVHCSTIGVHGDVKSVPGDENSPYDPGDIYQQTKLEGEMVVQEAIKEGLPATIFRPSGVYGPGDMRLLKIFASIHLGRFRIIGTGKTLYHLIYIDDLVEGISLCGEKPEAVGQTYILAGPEYTTITELSRKVASAVNRKLPSGKLPLGPLKVAAAVCEALYRPFGLEPPLYSRRLDFFYKNRAFSIKKAKKELGFNPVVDLDQGLTRTADWYFDQGLLNGKMHIRFRKKKNKFNKDKS